The Naumannella cuiyingiana DNA window CCGCCATCGGCACCGATGCCTTCCAGGAGGCCGACATCCGCGGCATCACGATGCCGATCACCAAGCACAACTTCCTCGTCACCGATCCGGTGGAGATCCCGCACGCCATCGCCGCGGCGTTCCACCTGGCGGCCACCGGCCGGCCCGGCCCGGTGCTGGTCGACATCTCCAAGGACGCGCTGCAGGCCGAGGCGGAGTTCGCCTGGCCCGAGGAGCTGGATCTGCCCGGCTACCGGCCGGTCACGCAGCCCCATGCCAAGCAGGTGCGCGAGGCCGCCCGGCTGGTCCGCGAGTCCTCGCGCCCGGTGCTCTATGTCGGCGGCGGGGTGGTCAAGGCCGCGGCCTATGCCGAGCTGGCCGAGCTGGTCGAGCTGACCGGCATCCCGGTGGTGACCACCCTGATGGCCCGCGGCGCCCTGCCGGACAGCCACCCGCTGAACTTCGGCATGCCGGGCATGCACGGTGCGGTGCCCGCGGTCGGCGCGCTGCAGCGCAGCGACCTGCTGATCTCCCTCGGGGCGCGCTTCGATGACCGGGTCACCGGCGACCTGGCCACCTTCGCCACCGAGGCCAAGGTGGTGCACGCCGACATCGATCCGGCCGAGATCTCCAAGAACCGGGTCGCCGACGTCCCGATCGTCGGTGACGTCAAGGTGATGATGCGCCAGTTGATCGACGAGCTGGCCGGGACCGAGCTGCCCGACCTGGCGCCGTGGCAGGAGCGGCTGCGCGGGATGAAGGAGCGCTATCCGACCGGCTGGGACGAGCCGGCCGACGGCACGCTGTCGCCGCAGCAGGTGATCCAGCGGATCGGGGAGCTGGCCGGGCCGGAGGCCTATTTCGCGACCGGTGTGGGCCAGCACCAGATGTGGGCGGCGCATTTCCTGCCCCACGAGCTGCCCGGCCGTTGGCTGAACTCCGGTGGACTCGGCACCATGGGCTACTGCGTGCCCGCCGCGATGGGGGCCAAGGCCGGGCAGCCGGATGCGGTGGTCTGGGGGATCGACGGCG harbors:
- a CDS encoding acetolactate synthase large subunit, coding for MSDTRASEAAPKPERPARPRPTRLTGSQALVRALELVGADTVFGIPGGAILPAYDPLYDSEAVRHILVRHEQGAGHAAQGYAMATGKVGVCMATSGPGATNLVTPLADAYMDSVPIVAITGQVNSAAIGTDAFQEADIRGITMPITKHNFLVTDPVEIPHAIAAAFHLAATGRPGPVLVDISKDALQAEAEFAWPEELDLPGYRPVTQPHAKQVREAARLVRESSRPVLYVGGGVVKAAAYAELAELVELTGIPVVTTLMARGALPDSHPLNFGMPGMHGAVPAVGALQRSDLLISLGARFDDRVTGDLATFATEAKVVHADIDPAEISKNRVADVPIVGDVKVMMRQLIDELAGTELPDLAPWQERLRGMKERYPTGWDEPADGTLSPQQVIQRIGELAGPEAYFATGVGQHQMWAAHFLPHELPGRWLNSGGLGTMGYCVPAAMGAKAGQPDAVVWGIDGDGCFQMTNQELATCAVEGIPIKIAVINNQSLGMVRQWQTLFYEGRYSNTDLKTNQIPDFVKLAEALGCVGLRAVAPEQVDEVINQAMSINDRPVVVEFVVHKDAMVWPMVAAGTSNDAIKIARDMAPEWEDEAL